The following coding sequences lie in one Oryctolagus cuniculus chromosome 7, mOryCun1.1, whole genome shotgun sequence genomic window:
- the TTC39A gene encoding tetratricopeptide repeat protein 39A isoform X4 — MKAAYLSMFGKEDYKPFGDDEVELFRAVPGLKLKIAGKSLPTEKFAIRKSRRYLSPNPVSLPVPALEMMYIWNGYAVIGKQPALTDGMLEVITRAEETLERSPENEFSADDECLVKLLKGLCLKYLGRVQEAEENFRSISANEKKIKYDHYLIPNALLELALLFMEQGRNEEAIRLLESAKQNYKNYSMESRTHFRIQAATLQAKSSLENGSRSLVSSVSL; from the exons ATGAAGGCCGCCTACCTCAGCATGTTTGGGAAGGAGGACTACAAGCCTTTTGGGGATGACGAGGTGGAGTTGTTTAG agctgtgccaggcctgaAACTCAAGATCGCTGGGAAATCTCTACCCACAGAGAAGTTTGCCATCCGGAAGTCCAGACGCTacctctcccccaaccctgtcTCATTGCCAGTCCCTGCTCTG GAGATGATGTACATCTGGAATGGCTACGCCGTGATCGGGAAGCAGCCGGCGCTCACGGACGGGATGCTCGAGGTGATCACCAGGGCTGAGGAGACGCTGGAGAGGAGCCCGG AGAACGAGTTCTCGGCGGACGACGAGTGCCTGGTGAAGCTGCTCAAAGGCCTGTGTCTGAAGTACCTGGGCCGCGTGCAGGAGGCCGAGGAGAACTTCCGGAGCATCTCGGCCAA TGAAAAGAAGATTAAATACGACCACTACCTGATCCCCAACGCCCTGCTGGAGCTGGCCCTGCTCTTCATGGAGCAAGGCAGAAACGAAGAGGCCATCAGGCTCCTGGAGTCCGCCAA GCAGAACTACAAGAATTACTCCATGGAGTCAAGGACACATTTTCGAATCCAGGCGGCCACACTGCAAGCCAAGTCTTCCCTAGAGAATGGCAGCAGATCCCTAGTCTCATCAGTGTCCTTGTAG